A DNA window from Pseudodesulfovibrio thermohalotolerans contains the following coding sequences:
- a CDS encoding sulfite exporter TauE/SafE family protein: MYFQTADIEVALWIPPFVAFVISFFTSMGGVSGAFLLLPFQMSFIGYTNPSVSATNQVFNVVAIPSGVYRYWREERMVWPLTWIVVFGTLPGVFIGAMVRVLYLPDPKHFKLFAACVLFYIGFKMVRDVLGNSNGGNKKKSEARFREMVKRNTSPGGAAASPATTVTCFNLKRLGFTFYGDAYNVSFWGILLLSFIVGIVGGIYGIGGGSIIAPFFITFFELPVYVVAGAALMGTFVTSVAGVVFYQAIAPFYPNLSVAPDWLLGILFGVGGMAGMYLGARCQKFVSAKAIKWMLAGVMVFTAIKYILNFFEY, encoded by the coding sequence ATGTATTTCCAAACTGCTGATATCGAAGTCGCGCTCTGGATTCCACCTTTTGTGGCGTTCGTCATTTCTTTTTTCACCTCAATGGGCGGCGTTTCCGGTGCCTTTCTGCTCTTGCCGTTTCAGATGTCCTTCATCGGGTATACGAATCCATCGGTCAGCGCCACCAACCAGGTGTTCAATGTCGTTGCCATCCCAAGCGGAGTATATCGTTACTGGCGCGAGGAACGAATGGTGTGGCCGCTGACGTGGATTGTTGTCTTCGGCACGCTGCCAGGCGTCTTTATCGGCGCCATGGTAAGGGTGCTCTATTTGCCGGATCCGAAACATTTCAAACTGTTTGCCGCCTGTGTGCTCTTTTATATCGGGTTTAAAATGGTGAGGGACGTGCTGGGGAACTCAAATGGTGGGAACAAGAAAAAAAGCGAAGCACGCTTTCGGGAAATGGTCAAACGTAATACCAGTCCTGGGGGGGCGGCAGCCTCGCCCGCCACGACAGTCACTTGTTTCAATCTAAAGCGACTGGGGTTCACGTTCTACGGAGATGCCTATAATGTTTCATTCTGGGGAATTTTGCTTCTCAGTTTCATTGTCGGCATAGTAGGGGGAATCTACGGGATAGGGGGAGGATCAATAATTGCCCCGTTTTTTATAACTTTTTTCGAACTTCCCGTCTATGTCGTCGCAGGGGCCGCACTGATGGGTACTTTTGTCACATCAGTGGCTGGCGTCGTTTTTTATCAGGCCATCGCCCCATTCTATCCGAATCTTTCCGTGGCCCCCGACTGGCTGTTGGGAATTCTTTTCGGAGTAGGTGGAATGGCGGGAATGTATCTTGGGGCTCGATGTCAAAAGTTTGTGTCAGCCAAGGCCATCAAGTGGATGCTGGCGGGTGTCATGGTGTTTACTGCAATCAAATACATCCTTAATTTCTTTGAATATTGA